Below is a genomic region from Elstera cyanobacteriorum.
ACATCAGGGCAGGCAAAACAATCAGGCTCATCGTGCCGCATCCTCAGGCATAAGGGTCTTCCCGCAGCAGATAATCCCGCACATAGGTGGCAACGCCGTCTTCCAGCGCCGTCAGCGGTTTATCATACCCGGCAGCGCGCAGGCGATCCATGCGCGCCTCGGTGAAATATTGATATTTCGGGCGCAGGCTTTCCGGCATGTCGATAAACTCGATCGCCGGCGCCCGGTTGAGGGCCGCGAAGACGGCCTTCGCCAAATCGGCAAAACTGCGCGCCTGCCCGCTGCCCGCGTTGAACAATCCGCTAACCGCCGGGTGATCATAGGCCCACAGCATGATCTCGACGATATCGCCGACCCAGACGAAATCGCGCAACTGCCCGCCATCGGCATAGTCGGGGTGGTAGGATTTGAACAACCGCGCCCGTCCGGTCGCCTCGATCTGCGGCAGAATATGGGCGACAACGCTTTTCTGGCCGCCCTTATGGTATTCGTTCGGGCCATAGACGTTGAAAAACTTCAGCCCCACCCATTGCGGCGGCAGCGGCCCGCCCTTTTCCACCAGCCGGGCGATGCGCCGGTCGGTGGCATGCTTCGACCAGCCATAGGCGTTCAGCGGCTCCAGCTTGGCGAGCGCATCAAGGCCGCCATCATCGTCAAACCCCGCCGCCCCATCGCCATAGGTCGCGGCGGAGGAGGCGTAGATCAGCCGCGCCCCGCGCCACGCACACCAATCGAACAGTTTCAGCGTCAGCGCGAAATTCGATTGGTTGATCAGATCCGCATCGGTTTCGGTGGTGCTGGAAATCGCGCCCAGGTGAAAAATCACGTCGATTTCCGCCGCATGGGCATCGAGGAAGGCGAAACATTCTTCGGGCGGCACCACGGCGGCCAACTCGCGTTTGGCGATATTGCGCCATTTTTCGTCCGTCCCCAGCCGGTCGATGACGACAAGATCGTGCAGCCCCCGCGCTTCCAGCCCGCGCAGCAGATTGGAGCCGATGAACCCGGCCCCCCCGGTGACGACGATCATAGTCAACCTCTTCCCTCAGTCTTGCCCCGGTTATAGGCGAGGCGCTTTCCGGCGGCAATGTGGCAGGCGCACGCAAAGCCCTTGCCGGGGGCGCGGCGCCGTCTCTAACTAGGGTTGCTATTCTTTGCGACGGAGTATCCCCCGATGACGTTCGGCAGCACCGCCTTCGATTTTCTCTTTCTGCCGGGGCGCGGAAATTCCGGCGCCGATCATTGGCAGACCCATTGGCTGGGCCTGTTTCCCAACGCCAGCCGGGTCTTGCAGGCCAATTGGGACGCGCCCGACCCCGTCGATTGGATCGCCCGCCTCGATGCCGCCGTCCGCGCTGCCCCGCGCCCGGTGGTGCTGATTGGCCATTCGCTGGCAACGATCACCACGGTCAAATGGGCCGCCCGTGCCGAAGCCGACCTACTGGCGAAAGTGCGCGCCGCCTTTCTGGTCGCCGCCACCGACGTTGGCAACCCCGATCCATCCTTCGATCTGGTGCGTCCCTTTGCGCCGGTGCCGATGGAAAAACTCTCCTTCCCGACCCTAGTGGTCGCCAGCCGCAACGATCCGCGCGTCAGCTTCGCGCGCTCCGAAGCCTGCGCCGCCGCCTGGGGGACCGATTTCGCCGATGTGGGGGAGCTTGGGCATATCGGCAATGCGGCCAATCTGGGCATCTGGCCGACCGGCCTGCTGCTGCTCGGGCGGTTGCTGGGCCGGGCAGGGTTGTAAACCGCCCTCGCCTTACCCGCCGCCCTTCGCTATCCTCGGTCGACTGACCGCTGCCGGGGAAGCCCATGAGTCTCGACGTCGCCGATAGCCTGCCGCCCCCGCCCGGCCTTGCGCTGCATCACACGATCCGGGGCGGCGCCCTGGGGTGGATCGCTTTCAGGAATAGTCTGCTGACGCTGCTGACGCTGGGGGTTTGGAGCTTCTGGGCCAAAACCCGCATTCGGCGCTATCTCTGGGCCAATATCCAGATCGACGGCGACCCGCTGCACTATACCGGCACCGGGTTCGAACTGTTCAAGGGCGCTTTCATCGCCCTATTGGTGCTGATGGCCGTGTTCATCCCGGTCAATATTCTGGGGTCGGCGGGTCATCCCTGGCTGGCCAGCGGTCTGCAACTCGGCCTGATCCTGATGCTAACGCCGCTCGGGATGTTTTTTGCCCGGCGCTACCGACTGTCGCGAACGGAATGGCGTGGTATCCGCGCCGCCTTTTCGGGGCCGCTGAAGCCGTTTTTTTGGCAGAGCCTTGGCCTGGGGCTGCTGAGTATCATCACGCTTGGGCTGACCGAACCCTACCGGCAGGTCTATATGGAACGGTACTTCTGGGACCATTCCTTCTTCGGTACACAGCGATTCTCCAGCGACCTAACAGTCTCGACGATTGGCAAGGTCTATTATCTCGCCTGGGTTTTCTTCTTTGTGCCGACCGCTTCGTTAATCTGGTCGGTCTGGACGGCAACCCAGGGCGATCTCAGCCTGTTGACCGATGAAAACCAAATGGCCTCGCTCGCGACCGCACGCAACGGAGGGGCATTGATCGGTTTTTTCGTCGGAACCATGCTCTCTGTGATCACCTATCTGATCTATCGCGTCCGCCTGCTGCGGGCGGTTCTGTCGAGCCTTAGCCTCGGCGGCCTGCGCGTATCGTCAGAGTTTACCGTTGGGCGGGCCGTGATAATCGCGCTGGGGGCCGGGTTCATGATCCTGGTGCCGGGCGGGATGCTGATTATTGCCATTAGCATGCTTGCGAAAGCGGTCTCGGGGGGAGTCGCGGTTTTGGGCGTCATCCTGACGCCCTTCCTGACCCTGGCCGTCGGTTCGGCTCTCTGGGCGCGCTTCTGGACGGCGCCGTTCACATCGGCCCTGGTTGCGACAACCCACCTCACCGGCACGCTTGAGCTTGAGGGGATTGGCCAGAGCATAGCGCCCACCCCTGGACGGGGGGAGGGGTTGCTCAGTGCGGTCGATTTCGGTGCCTGATCCCCGTGCCACCGGGCGCTACAGCGATGGGGTGACGGCGGCCCAGCGCGCCGTTACGCTGTCGGTTGAGGGCGATGGGCTGATCCTGGCCACCGATACAGGGCCGCTGACCCGCTGGCCGTGCGCCGCCATTCGTCTGCGGGATGGCGCCCAGCAAACGGCCCGCGCCGGGGTTGCCGTGCTTATCCACGAGGCGGAACAAGTCCGGCTGACGGCGCTGACCGATCTCGATGCGCTGCGCCCATTTCTGCCGCAGTTGACCGCCCCGACCTCCAAACAGCGACAGGAACGCCGGGCGACGGTCCGCTGGCTCGGCGGCATTGTCGCCGGGCTTGCCGCGCTCTATTTTCTGCTGCCGCCGCTTGCCGCCTGGGGCGCCGCGCTCATCCCCCTAAGCTGGCAAGCGCATCTTGGCGACGAGACCGAAACGGCGATTGTGAAAGCGCTCGCGCAAAAACCGATGCCCCCCGCCGCCTGCGCCGATACGCAGGATACGCCGGTGCTAGCCCGGGTGGCGGAAGCCCTGGCGACTGCGGCGGATTTGCCCGCGCCGCCGCAGATCAGGGTCTATCCGGTCGCGCTGCCCAATGCTTTCGCCCTGCCCGGCAACCGCATCATCCTGACGCGCGGCCTGTTAAAGCGCCTGCAAACGCCCGAACAGGTTCTGGCCGTTCTGGCCCATGAAGCCGCCCATCTGGCCCATGCCGACCCGTTGGCGGCGGTGATCCAGCATATGGGCTGGAGTTTGGCGGCCCAGACGCTCTTCGGTATCGGCACTGTCGCCAGCCTGGCGGAAATCATGCCGATTCTGGCCTATCATCGCGATATTGAACGGCGGGCCGACCGGGATGGCGCGCGCTATCTCTTGGCGCTTGGGCGCGCCCCGACGCTGTTGGGCGAGGCGCTGCAACGGCTGCCCGAGACTGAAATGGCCTTTGTCCCGCAATGGTTTTCCACCCATCCCGACACGGCGGAACGGGTGGCGGCGCTCGCGGAACTGCCAAAACCCGGTCTTGCGACCATCGGCTTTACCTATTCGCCAGCCGACGTTACGGCACTTCGGAAAGCCTGCGGCGTCTAACGGGTGCCACCGGGCGCAGGCGCGCCAGTCCAACCAGCAGGATTGCCGCCCCGACCAGCAGGGCCACCCAATGGGCCGGGCGCAGGCCGAGGCCGGTCATGAGATTAGCCCCAAGGATCGCGGTCAGCGGCGCCCCGCTGCGCACGGCGTACCAAGCGGCTTCGATCCCTGCGGTCGCCAGCACCACAAGCGGCAGGCTGAGCGCCAAGCCCCAGCCGGTGCGCGCGGCGGGCCAGCGCAGCAGCAGCACCCAGAGCGTGAGGCCGATCATCACCATCGGCTCGCTCACCTCCAGCTTCGATTGCAGGCCGAAGTGCCAGAGCGCGAGGGCGGCGAGCGGATAGGTCAACCGATGCAGCCCCCGCCATGCCCGCCCGCCGAGGCGGCGCAGCATGCCATCGGTGGAGGTCGCGGCCAGTGCCAGCAGCCCAAGCAACGCAACAAAGCCAATCGTGAGATAGAAGCGCAGCCAGATTTCCGACGCAACCTTGCCAAGATCGCCCGCGAGATCGACGGTGTAGAGCGTGACATGCAGCGCGGCATAGGCGAAAACCGCCACCCCGATCATCCGCCGCACCAGGGCCAAAGCGGGCAGGCGCAGCATGTGCCGGAAAGGCGTTAGCGCTAAGGAGATCAGCCAGAGACGGACGGCCCAATCGCCGCTGCGGTGGATCGCCTCCATATAGGGGCGCGGCCCCAGCCCGCCCGCGCCGCCAAAAGCGCGGAATACCAGCCAAAGGGCGGGCAAAAAGAGCGCCAGAAAAACCGCTAGCTTAAAGGGGGAAAACCGCCCGTCCCGCGTTCGCCAAGGGATGCCCACGCGCCTCTCTCCTCCCATCTCTCTGCCGTTGAGTTCGCCGCCGCGCGGGGGAAAGTTACGGCCCCACGTCCAGCAGCGGGTCGAGATCGCCCTCGCGGGCCGCAAGTTGGGCGCTGGCCTTTCCCGCCTGGGTCAGGGTTAGGCGCAGGCTGGCCCCGGCAATCGTCAGCGTTTCCGACAGGCGCCGCCGGGCAGGATCCTCTTGCAGCCGGGTCAGCAGCGCCTGCCAGACCCGATCCCCCGCTTGGCGCAGCTCGTCCGGCTGCGGTGAGATTGGCGTGAGGGCAAGCGCCGTCAGCCCGAGTTGCAGCCGCGCCGTATCGCGCGCCACCGGTCCAAGGTCGGCCAGGGCCGCCCCCAGATCGGCAGTCACCTGCACGCGGTACAGCCGATCCTCCTCCGCCTCAGCAAAAACCCCAAGGCCGCTGCCTTTGCCGACCAGAACCGCTTGCCCCAGCGGGCCGGTCTGGGGTTCCCACGCCGTTACCAGCCCTTGATCGGTCAGGGTCGTCTGCCAGTGGGCGGCGCTTTGTCCCAGGGCCAAGGGACCGAAGCGCGTCGGTGCCTCCGGCGGCGGGCCGGGATCGGGGGGCGGACCTACCGGCGGACTGCTGGCTTCGGGCACAGGCTCTGGCGGCGGTGCAACTGGGGCTGCAACGGGCGCGGGCGGCGGCGCTTCGATCTTTGGCGGCGGTTCTGGCGCAGGTATCGGCTTAGGGGCTGGGGGCAGTTCAAGCGTCGTTGCCACGGCGGACGGACGCGGCGGCATCCAGAGGTCGCGCGTCAGCGCGCCGAGGGCGATGCTCCCGGCCAACAGAAAGCTGCCGTAGATCATCGCCACTAGAGCGCGGGTTGCGGGCGGCGGCACGGGAACGAGGCGCGGGGACAAAAGTCCCACCCCCAAACCGACGGCTGCCGCGACCGTAAGACCGAAAAGAATAAAAATCATCGCGCTAAGTTTGACCTGTTGCGCAACCTCTGCCAAGAAACTACGGGGATTTTATGACACATTAGGGGGAAATCGTGGCGGGCGAGCATATTTTGATCGTCGAGGACGACGAGGCGGTTCGATCCTTGCTCGCCGCCTTGATGCGGAAAGCGGGCTACACCGTCACCCTGGCGGTCGATTGGACCCAGACGCAGGGGATTCTGCCGAAGACCCGTATCGATCTGATCCTGCTCGATCTGACCCTGCCAGACGCGCGCGGCGTGATGCTGGTGCGCGAGTTGCGCGCCGCCTACTCCGGCCCCGTTATCATCGTATCGGAACGCGGCGCACCCGACGACCGCGCCTCGGGCCTGGAACTGGGGGCGGAAGATTATCTGCCAAAGCCGGTTTTCCCGCGCGAACTGCTGGCGCGGGTACGCAATGTACTGGACCGCCGCCGCCCGGGCGAAAGCGAGGCCGGGGGCGGCACATTGTTCCGCTTTGCCGGCTGCACGCTCGATGCCTCCGCCCGTATCGTCACCGGGCCGGATGGGCTGCCGGTCGATCTGACCCCGGCGGAGTTCGACCTACTGCAAGCCCTGGTGCGCCGCCCGACCCGTGTGCATTCCCGTGAGGAGTTGATGGAAGCGCTCGGCACCGCCGAAGGCGAAACCAGCGCCCGCAGTATTGATATTCTGGTCAGCCGCTTGCGCAAAAAGCTGGGCGAGGATGCGGGCGTGCTGATCGAAACGGCACGCGGCCACGGCTACCGCTTCGCCGGGCGGGTCTCGACGGGGGCGTAAGCGCCCTAGTCCCGGTCCGGCGCACCGAGCGGAAAGAGCCCGCGATAGGGCCGAGCTTCATCGATGGCCCGCTTGAAAGACGGGCGGGCCTTCAGCCGCTCGCGATAGGCGTACAGTCGAGTGAATGCCGGGTCGATGGGATGGGTCCAATCGGCATAAAAGAGGGCGGGGGCGGCGGCGCAGTCGGCAAGGCTAAAACGGTCCCCAATAGCCCATTGGCGCCCTGCTAAGCGGTCATCCAACCACGCATAGCTCTGCTCAAGTAACGCCCGCGCTTGGGCAACTCCCACAGGGTCGCGCGGCTGATCACCGCGCAGCGCGTCGAACACAACCTTCTGCTGCGGCGTTTGAATGTAATTATCGAAAACCCGGTCGAGGAAGCGGGCTTCTAGCATCTCGTCCTCCGCCTCCGGCACTAACCGGACCGCACCGGGATAATTCCGGTCGAGATACTCAATGATCACGGTCGATTCGCAGATCGTCCGATCCCCGTCCACCAGAGCGGGCATCCGCTGGAGTGGCCAAAGACGGGCAAACTCGGCGGCGGCATCGGTCTGATCCGGGCCAAGTTGGCGAAAGGTGAAAGGCGTCCCTAACTCGTACAAGGCGACCAGCACCTTCTGGCAATAGGACGAAAGTGGATGGGCGAAAAGCGACAGCGACATTGAAGCCTCCCGAGGGGCAGTGAACCGGTTTTGAAATGCAACCGGTTGTAGCCTACGGAAACCGCTCTTATATCGCAATCAGTTTAATCAGGAGGTAGGCGCGTGGATGCACATCGGTCAGGCTGTCCAATTAATCTGACCCTGGAAATGCTGGGAGACCGCTGGAGTCTGATCGTCATCCGCGACGTGATGTTCGGTGACCGCCGCTCCTTCCGAACATTACTGGCGCAGTCGGAAGAGGGGATTGCCTCCAATATCCTGGCCGACCGGCTAAAACGGTTAACGGCAGCGGGGCTACTGACCAAAGCCGCCGATCCTAGCCATAAGCAAAAGACGCGCTACAGCCTGACCGATCCGGCAATCCAACTTGTACCGCTGTTAGCGATGATGGGCGGCTGGGGGCGACAGCATACGCCCGCGTCGGTCGCGCTCTCGGTGCGGGCAGAAATTTTAGAAACGGGCGGGCCGCCGCTGTGGGCAGCCCTCATGGACGACTTACGTCACCGCCACCTCGGCGCGCCACAGCCGACGCGCCAGGTTTTGGCCGAACTCAATGCAGCTTTCGCAGAAAAGCTGGCCGACGCCGATAAGATCGACGGCTGACTAGGCCCGCCGCGCCGCCAGCGTCAGCGTGCTCCAGCCTTTGCGGCGTTGGCGGTTGACGAGGCGCAGGCCTTGGCGGCGATGAGCGGCGAGCACCATCGTTTCCTGATTTTCCAGCAGGCCGGACAGGATGACGGTGCCGTCTTTCGACAGGTGCCGCTTCAGGTCTTTCGACAATTGGCACAGCGGCCGCGCCAGAATATTGGCAACGATCAGATCGAAGGGCTTGTTGCGCCCGATGATCGGCAGGCGATAGCCCGCGCCCTGTTCCACCCGCACCCACCCGGCTTCGCGGTTAAGGCGCATGTTTTCCCGGGCGACGCGCACCGATTCGCGGTCGAGGTCGGAGGCGATGACCTTACGGCGGTAGCGTTTGGCCATGGCGAGGGCAAGAATCCCCGACCCGCAGCCGACATCCAGCGGTTTTTTCGGGCGGCGGACCTTGCCGATGCGGTCGATGGCGATCAGGCAACCGCGCGTTGTTTCATGCTCGCCCGAGCC
It encodes:
- a CDS encoding 50S ribosomal protein L11 methyltransferase translates to MAQEYKITLIVKQAAVQPFADALDEMAVAIAAFEIVPGGDWRVEAYAIEEPDAVIVETALKAAGDAHGLTVPKFEIEALPQTDWLAENRRAFPAQTIGRFFIHGSHFEGLAPSGSIPLLLDAATAFGSGEHETTRGCLIAIDRIGKVRRPKKPLDVGCGSGILALAMAKRYRRKVIASDLDRESVRVARENMRLNREAGWVRVEQGAGYRLPIIGRNKPFDLIVANILARPLCQLSKDLKRHLSKDGTVILSGLLENQETMVLAAHRRQGLRLVNRQRRKGWSTLTLAARRA
- a CDS encoding M48 family metallopeptidase, which encodes MRSISVPDPRATGRYSDGVTAAQRAVTLSVEGDGLILATDTGPLTRWPCAAIRLRDGAQQTARAGVAVLIHEAEQVRLTALTDLDALRPFLPQLTAPTSKQRQERRATVRWLGGIVAGLAALYFLLPPLAAWGAALIPLSWQAHLGDETETAIVKALAQKPMPPAACADTQDTPVLARVAEALATAADLPAPPQIRVYPVALPNAFALPGNRIILTRGLLKRLQTPEQVLAVLAHEAAHLAHADPLAAVIQHMGWSLAAQTLFGIGTVASLAEIMPILAYHRDIERRADRDGARYLLALGRAPTLLGEALQRLPETEMAFVPQWFSTHPDTAERVAALAELPKPGLATIGFTYSPADVTALRKACGV
- the rfaD gene encoding ADP-glyceromanno-heptose 6-epimerase, which gives rise to MIVVTGGAGFIGSNLLRGLEARGLHDLVVIDRLGTDEKWRNIAKRELAAVVPPEECFAFLDAHAAEIDVIFHLGAISSTTETDADLINQSNFALTLKLFDWCAWRGARLIYASSAATYGDGAAGFDDDGGLDALAKLEPLNAYGWSKHATDRRIARLVEKGGPLPPQWVGLKFFNVYGPNEYHKGGQKSVVAHILPQIEATGRARLFKSYHPDYADGGQLRDFVWVGDIVEIMLWAYDHPAVSGLFNAGSGQARSFADLAKAVFAALNRAPAIEFIDMPESLRPKYQYFTEARMDRLRAAGYDKPLTALEDGVATYVRDYLLREDPYA
- a CDS encoding winged helix-turn-helix transcriptional regulator — encoded protein: MDAHRSGCPINLTLEMLGDRWSLIVIRDVMFGDRRSFRTLLAQSEEGIASNILADRLKRLTAAGLLTKAADPSHKQKTRYSLTDPAIQLVPLLAMMGGWGRQHTPASVALSVRAEILETGGPPLWAALMDDLRHRHLGAPQPTRQVLAELNAAFAEKLADADKIDG
- a CDS encoding RBBP9/YdeN family alpha/beta hydrolase — encoded protein: MTFGSTAFDFLFLPGRGNSGADHWQTHWLGLFPNASRVLQANWDAPDPVDWIARLDAAVRAAPRPVVLIGHSLATITTVKWAARAEADLLAKVRAAFLVAATDVGNPDPSFDLVRPFAPVPMEKLSFPTLVVASRNDPRVSFARSEACAAAWGTDFADVGELGHIGNAANLGIWPTGLLLLGRLLGRAGL
- a CDS encoding glutathione S-transferase family protein; its protein translation is MSLSLFAHPLSSYCQKVLVALYELGTPFTFRQLGPDQTDAAAEFARLWPLQRMPALVDGDRTICESTVIIEYLDRNYPGAVRLVPEAEDEMLEARFLDRVFDNYIQTPQQKVVFDALRGDQPRDPVGVAQARALLEQSYAWLDDRLAGRQWAIGDRFSLADCAAAPALFYADWTHPIDPAFTRLYAYRERLKARPSFKRAIDEARPYRGLFPLGAPDRD
- a CDS encoding sulfite oxidase heme-binding subunit YedZ; amino-acid sequence: MGIPWRTRDGRFSPFKLAVFLALFLPALWLVFRAFGGAGGLGPRPYMEAIHRSGDWAVRLWLISLALTPFRHMLRLPALALVRRMIGVAVFAYAALHVTLYTVDLAGDLGKVASEIWLRFYLTIGFVALLGLLALAATSTDGMLRRLGGRAWRGLHRLTYPLAALALWHFGLQSKLEVSEPMVMIGLTLWVLLLRWPAARTGWGLALSLPLVVLATAGIEAAWYAVRSGAPLTAILGANLMTGLGLRPAHWVALLVGAAILLVGLARLRPVAPVRRRRLSEVP
- a CDS encoding response regulator transcription factor, whose protein sequence is MAGEHILIVEDDEAVRSLLAALMRKAGYTVTLAVDWTQTQGILPKTRIDLILLDLTLPDARGVMLVRELRAAYSGPVIIVSERGAPDDRASGLELGAEDYLPKPVFPRELLARVRNVLDRRRPGESEAGGGTLFRFAGCTLDASARIVTGPDGLPVDLTPAEFDLLQALVRRPTRVHSREELMEALGTAEGETSARSIDILVSRLRKKLGEDAGVLIETARGHGYRFAGRVSTGA
- a CDS encoding YjgN family protein — translated: MSLDVADSLPPPPGLALHHTIRGGALGWIAFRNSLLTLLTLGVWSFWAKTRIRRYLWANIQIDGDPLHYTGTGFELFKGAFIALLVLMAVFIPVNILGSAGHPWLASGLQLGLILMLTPLGMFFARRYRLSRTEWRGIRAAFSGPLKPFFWQSLGLGLLSIITLGLTEPYRQVYMERYFWDHSFFGTQRFSSDLTVSTIGKVYYLAWVFFFVPTASLIWSVWTATQGDLSLLTDENQMASLATARNGGALIGFFVGTMLSVITYLIYRVRLLRAVLSSLSLGGLRVSSEFTVGRAVIIALGAGFMILVPGGMLIIAISMLAKAVSGGVAVLGVILTPFLTLAVGSALWARFWTAPFTSALVATTHLTGTLELEGIGQSIAPTPGRGEGLLSAVDFGA